The nucleotide sequence GATCTGGGCGAATATGTTCTGCAACTGGCAGATGAAGCCCCCAGCCATATCGTTGCCCCCGCCTTTCACCTGAACCGTGATGACTGGGAAAACCGGTTCCGTGAAGCCCATCAGCATCTCCCCGCCGATCGGGCCTTTGAGAGCCGGCAGGACATCATGCGCGAAGCCCGCACCGTGCTGCGGCGCCGGTTTCTGGAGGCGGATGTCGGCATCACCGGGGCCAATTTTCTGATTGCCGAGACCGGCAGTTCCGTCATCGTCACCAATGAAGGAAATGGCGATCTCAGCCAGACGCTGCCGCGTGTCCATATCGTGCTGACCGGCATCGAGAAAGTCGTGCCGACGCTGGAGGACACGATGACGCTGCTGCGGCTGCTTGGCCGTTCCGCCACCGGTCAGGATCTGACAGCCTACACCAGTTTCTCTACCGGCGCGCGCCGACCCGGCGATCTGGACGGGCCGGAAGAATATCATGTCGTGCTGCTGGATAACGGCCGTGGCGCCATGATCGGAACCGAATTTCAGGACATGCTGCGCTGCATACGCTGTGCCGCCTGTATGAATCACTGTCCGGTGTTCGGGGCAGTTGGCGGCCATGCTTATGGCTGGGTCTATCCCGGACCGATGGGCAGCGTTCTGACACCCGGGCTGATCGGCATCGAACAGGCCGCCCTGCTGCCGAATGCCAGTACGTTCTGCGGCGCCTGCGAATCCGTCTGCCCCGTTAAAATCCCTCTGCCGGGCCTGATGCGGCACTGGCGTGAAAGAGAATTCGAGCGCCATCTGACCCCTTCAGCGGCACGTCGCGGTCTGGCCATCTGGGCTTTTCTGGTCCGTCATCCCACCCTGTATCGCCTGACGACCGGTCTGGCTGCCCGGCTGCTGTCCCTGGCTGGAAGACGCAGCGGGCGGTTCCGGCGTCTGCCGCTTGCCTCCGGCTGGACCGGCGGCCGTGATATGCCTGCCCCGGAAGGGACCAGCTTTTTTACCCAATGGGCTGCCTACCAGAGAAAGACCCGGAAAAGGGCGGTGTCATGAGCGGGGGCGCATCAGGAAATCTCGCTGGAAAGGAGATCATCCTTGCCACGATCCGGCGCGGTCTGCGGCGCGGGGTACTGCCACCGGATCAGGGTGCCATGCTGAGCTCCCGGCTGGCGACGCATCCACGCCACACCATCCCCGAACGCGCACGGCAACCAGCCGCAGAGCGCAGGACCGATTTCATCGCGCGGGTACGGAAAGAATTCGGCACTCTCGAGGAAGTCGCCTCCTGCGGAGACATCCCTGCCGCCATCGCCCGTTATCTGGCCTCACGCGGCCTTCCCGCTACCGTGACGGTCGCGCCGCATCCTGCCCTTCACAGCCTCGACTGGTCAGCAGCAGGCCTTGAGACGGAATGGGGCCGCGTCCATGGAACGGAAACTGTCTCGGTCCAGTATGCCTTTGCCGGGATATCCGAAACCGGTACCCTGATGATGCCCTCCGGGCCGGAGCGCCCGGTCACGCTCAACGTGCTGACGGAAACAGCCATTGCCGTCCTGCCGGTGGAACGCATCGTAGGCGCTTACGAGGATGCGTGGGATCTGCTGCGTACGGAGATCGGAGCCCTGCCACGCTCCGTCATGCTGATCACAGGCCCATCCCGCTCCGCCGATATAGAACAGCAACTGGAGCTGGGCGCCCACGGCCCCCGTGACATCCATATCATCCTGTTCAGCCAGCACACCCCATCCGCGCCGCATGGCTAAACGGCCTTACAACGTTCCTCCAGTCACGCCCGGCAAGGCGCTGACCAGGCCCGGACCTCCTTCCCGTCGCTCCGCACGGAAACTGAGTGAGGCCGAGCGCACGGAATGGACACGCTATACCGTGGCCGTGATTCCGCTGCACGGCAAAGCCGGACATGGGGAGAATGTGATTCCTCCTGCGGCAGCCATCACAGACTCTCCGATCCACAGCGCCAGGCACGGCCCCGTTGCCGCTCCATCCTTCCGCCAGACTGAATCCGGGGCCGGGGCACCCACCTTCGCCCAGCTTTTTCCTCTGCCAGCCGGGGCGCAGCCTCCGGGGGTGGACACCGGCACATGGAACCGGTTCCGCAACGGGCGACTGGGCGCAACCCGGACGCTGGATCTGCACGGGCATACCCTGCAACGCGCCTATCATACGTTCGAGGCGATGCTGTTGCGCGCCCATGCGGACGGGCTGCGCTGCATTGAGGTTATTACCGGGCGTGGCCGGACCGGATCAGGTGAAACCGTCGGTGCAATCCGAAGGGAGCTTCCCCTCTGGATCAATCTTCCGCATCTGCGTCCTCTGGTGCTGGGCATCACCTATCCCCACGCCGCCAATACCGGATCAGTGCGCATCCTGCTTCGTAAGCAGAAGTGATCAACCGATTTATTGTGCTGCCCTGATCGAGACGTTTTAAATTGACCATCGTCATGATACCCGCGTGAATGCATTATCCAGCCATGGACAGCGCTGATCCTGGGCATAAGTGCATGTGTGGTTTTGCTTTTTCCGCCGGCCAGGCCTGAATTTCATTCAGGCCCGGTCATCGTATTTGAAAAGAGTGGATGCCCATGTGCCCGCCTGAATCTCTCTCCGGCTGCGACGATTCAGCACCGGTCCTTTTTCCGGATGCGGCTCCCGGAGAAATCATTACTTATCTGCGCGCCATGGACTGGGGCGCATCCCTGATCGGTCCACCCGAAAACTGGTCCGAACCGTTTCGTAATGCGGTTGCGCTGATGCTCAATGCCAAAGCACAGATCGCCATGTTCTGCGGACCGAGGCTGATCGCGCTGTACAACGATGCCTACGCCCCTGCCATCGGCAGCCACCATCCGGGTGCGCTTGGCCGCCCGGCACAGGAAAACTGGCAGGAAGTGTGGGATGTGCTGGAACCGCTGCTACGTTCGGTTATGGAGACCGGCCAGACGGTGCATGGCCAGAACTATCCGTTCAGGGTCAACCGGCACGGGTACATGGAAGAAGTTTTCTTCGATATTTCCTACAGCCCCGTTCATGGGCCGGATGGAAAGGTGGAAGCCGTTTTCTGCATTGTCGCCGACCGTACCCAACGGGTCATTGATGATCGTCGTCTGCGCACCCTGCAGGCGATCAGCCTGAATATTCTCAGCAACACGGTTGAAAGCTGTGCGACCTCGGCACTGGATATTCTGGCGCGTGAAAGCACACAGGATATGCCGCACGCCGCCCTCTATATCCGCAGGGAAGCCCCAGAGTGCCTGGAATGCATCGGCTGGTACGGTGCACAGCCTGCAACGCTGAGCATTCCCCTCGTACAGCATACCCTCCTGGCAGCAGAGGATGTTGCCGCTTCAGAGTCCTGGAAAAACCTGATCAGGGCGGCTCTGGACAGCGGGAATGCCGTCTATGGTCCGTCAGGGGCACTGTTTCCCACTCTGCCGGCTTTGAGTGCGGAACGGATGGCCATTCTTCCGCTTCAGGTAACGCACCATATCGCCGGTGTGCTGATTGCGGGCAAAAGCAGGCTCTATCCACCGGATGCAGAGTATTATCGCTTTTTCCAGCTCGTGGCCAATCTGGTCTCCACCGGCCTGACCACAGCCATTGCCCTGCGCGAGCAGCGGCATCGAGCAAAGATCCTGGAACAGAAAGTCGCCGCCGCTATCGCCGAGCGGGAAATTTCCGAAACCAGACTGCGTCAGGCCCAGAAAATGGAAATGATCGGCCGTCTGGCGGGGGGCGTTGCCCATGATTTCAACAATCTGCTTCAGGTGATCGGCAGCAATCTGGAACTGACCATCCTGCAACTGCCAGAAACATCAGCTGAACGCAGACGCCTGACCTCCGCGTTGGAGGCGATGCAGCGCGGCTCCCGTCTGGCTTCCCAGATGCTGGCCTTCGGGCGGCGGCAGCCCCTGTCTCCCCAAGCGGTCAGCCCGCCGCGGCTGTTACAGACAGTGCAGGATATCCTGCTCCGCACTTTGGGGGCCGGGATTACGCTCAGAATCCACACGGCTCCCGACTCATGGAATATTCGCGTTGATCGGGGGCAAATCGAGGCAGCCATCCTGAACCTGACCCTGAATGCACGAGATGCAATGAAAGGCCATGGCAGCCTGACCATCACCACGGCCAACACTGTTGTGAAGCCCTGCCAGAACGGCTCGATTCTGGAAATACAGCCAGGGGATTATGTCACGCTGACTGTCACCGATACGGGGTGCGGCATGGCCCCCGATGTCATCACCCATGTGTTTGAGCCATTCTTTACCACCAAATCCGAAGGTCAGGGCACGGGACTTGGTATGTCGATGGTATACGGCTTCGTCAAACAAAGCGGGGGCGATATCAGGATCGATTCCGCCCCAGGTCGTGGTACATCCATCAGCCTGATCCTGCCACGCGCCCATGAAGAAGACAGCCTGCCGGATACGCCCCTTCTGGCGCTGGATAATACCACGCTGGAAGGACACGAAACGATTCTTGTGGTCGAGGACGAAGACGCCGTACGGCAAAGCGTGCAGGAAACCCTCAGTCAGCTGGGTTACAACGTTCTCACCGCCCGCGATGCCGACGAAGCCCTTACAATTCTTGACAGCGTGATCCGGATTGATCTGGTGTTCACAGACATCATCATGCCGGGAAGGATGCGAGGCACCGATCTTGCCATCAGGATCAGACAGCTTCGCCCCGAAACCGCCATCCTGTTCACATCAGGATATACGGATAGCTCGGTTCATCGTGATGATGACAACCCGATTCATTTACTGAACAAACCCTATTCACGCGATAAGCTGGCCCACAGCATCCGTGCCGCACTGATAACCGCACGCTCCACGCCGCCTCTTCCGCGCACAGCTTTCCTCCAGACAGCCGGTGATGTCTTGTCCTCCAGCCATTCCCTTTCCTCAGCCTCCCCGAAGCAACAATGGACCATTCTGGTGACCGAGGATGATCCGCTGATCCGCATGAACCTGATCGACCTGCTGGAGGAAGCGGGACATAGCCCGATTGAGGCGGAAGATGCCGAGGAGGCGCTGAGCTATCTAAAAACCCATTCGCCCGACATCCTGTTCACTGATATAAGCCTGCCGGGCCTGTCCGGTGTTGAGCTGGCCTGTCTGGCACGTGAACAATATCCTTCTATCGGGATCATTTTTTCCAGCGGATACGCGGATGTTCCCAGCCTGCCCGCGGAGATGAAGCAAAACAGCTGCCTGTTGGGCAAACCCTTCACCTCCCATGAACTGGTTAAAACACTGCTACAGGCCTGGGAAAACCGCCCGGCCCAGGGGACTGATCATGGAGGCTGATTACGGATGACGCGGCCGCTCTATTCGGTCGCCTTTGGCAGCAGCACATACAGCCGTCCTTGCTGGTTCATCTGCCCTGCCACCGCCTTTGCCTGCGGGCCATAGCCAAAATAAATATCCGCCCGCGTCATCCCACTAATGGCTGAACCGGTATCCTGCGCCACCATCAGACGCTGAAGGGCGCTTTGGCCGCCGGGATCCGTGGTATCCACCCAGACCGGCGCGCCCAGCGGAACGATACGGCGATCCACCGCCACCGACCGTCCTGCGCTAAGCGGCACCCCCAGCGTTCCCGGTGCCCCTTCATTGCCAGGCATGCCCGTCAGTTCACGAAAGAACACAAAGGACGGATTGGCGTTCATGATCTCTTGCGCCTGATCGGGATGGGTGCGCAACCAGTCACGGATGGAGGCTTCCGAGACCTGATCCGCCGTCATCTCACCCCGTTCGATCAGCACTTTCCCGATCGGCACATAAGGACGGCCGTTTTTACCGGCATAGGTCACGCGTACCACATGTCCATCGGGCAGGCGCACCCTGCCTGATCCCTGAATCTGCAGAAAAAAAGCGTCAATCGGATCAGCCAGCCATACAAGACCCAGACGCTGCTTTTTCAGGGCACCGGCCTCGATCTCCGCCCGTGTATAATAAGGTTCCAGCTGCCCACCGACCATACGGCCGCTCAGATACTTCCCGCCAGGATCCGCCGGGTCCGGCATCGACACCAGATCATCAGGGCGGCGCAGCAAGGGTGTCCGGTAACGCCCGATCGGAGAACGGGAGCCTTCTACCTCCGGCTCATAATATCCCGTGAAAAGCGTGGGGGCGGAAGAAATGGCATAAGCCTGAAAATAACGCTGCACAAAGGCCCTTGCCGCTTCCTCATCTCCTTCGGGAATGGCTTGAACCGCCTTGCAGGCCGGGCGCCACTGATCGGGCTGTCCACCCAGCCTCGCTGCCTGATCGGCGGCTCCCCCCAATGTCTGATCGTTCGGCAGCGTTAGAAGCCGGTCGCATTCCCGGGCGAAAACAGCAACGCCACGCGCCACATGGTCTGTTTGCCAACCCGGCAAATCATCCAGTGCCACAGGCTGAAGCTGGCCCACACGCCCTGTTTGAGCACAGGAAGCCAGCACCACCATCAGAAACAACGCATAGAGAGATTTTATCTGCATGCTGCATAGCATGCATGATGTTGTGTTCGAAAAAAACCCCTTAACCTTCTGAAAGGTCACATATTATATTGTTATTAACCTGTCTCAGGCATTGCCTGTGCCGGACAGACGCCAGGTCGGATCACGGCTGGCGAGATCCCGCTCAAACGTCCAGACATCGACAATTTCGGTCAGCCCTTCGACACCTTCGACCGGCTCCCCGGTGTGGTTGAGCATGACATTATGCTGATCACTGACAAAACGAACGGTCAAAGCGGCCTGCGTCTGCTCCAGCCGGGCATTTTCAATCCGGATATCCCTGATGGACTGGATCTCCGTCTGCTGCCGGGCACCTTCCTGTTCACGCGCATCAATGGCCTGACAGAAAATCGTAAACGTCGCCTCTGTCAGCAGGGGACGCAACGCCTCACGCTCACCCTGGGCGTAGGCCGTCACGATGACCCGGAAGGCCTGCTCCGCATTATTCAGAAAGCGCGCCGCATCAAAGCTGCGATCAACCTCCCTCATACGCGCAAGAGCCTGCCCGGTCGGGCTGGAAGCATCAGGCAGGACATGAATCCGCGCTTCGGCCGCCGCAGCATCGGGCCGACGCAGACGAACCGGCAGGCCGGGTATCCGGTTGCCGGTCCGGCCTTGATTCGCCGGCACCTCCGGGCGTTCAAACCCGACACGTCGCCCCAGCACACTGCGAAGACGCAGAACCAGAAAAACCGCTATCATCCCCAGCAACACCAGATCGACGGGAATATCGCCGTTCCTGATAGCCTCCATACCTGCCATCCAATCGCGCCATTAAAATACATAAAGACGGTTTCTGCTCATTCAGATAAGGGGGCAGGCCGCTCCACACAACCTTTGTATGTTTTGACTTCATCCTTCCAGGCTTTCTTACCTGATCAGAAAACAGACTCTGGAGAGTCCATCGCCTGACCGGAAACACAAGGTCCGTCAAAAAGAATTCTTCGTGTCAGCACGATCCCCGATTGCCGAGGATGGCCGCGCAGGCCATACAGGACGCATGATTTTGCTGCGCCATGGACAGAGCGAGTTCAACCTTCACTTCACGGCCACACGCCAGGATCCGGGCATTCATGACCCTGTCCTGACCGAAGACGGTCTGGCACAGGCTGAGGCCGCCGCCATGGCTCTTGCCGGGGAAGGGATCCAGCGCATCTTTGCGTCCCCCTATACCCGGACCCTGCAAACGGCACGGCCCATTGCGCAGAAGCTTGGACTGCCTTTGATCATCACACCGCTGATCCGGGAACGCTATGCCTTTGCCTGTGATATCGGCACCCCTGCCAGCCATCTGGCGAAAGAATGGCCCGAACATGATTTCTCCCAGCTTGATGAAATCTGGTGGCCCTCATTAACAGAAAGCGAGGCGTCAATCCTCGCTCGGGCCGGACGTTTTCGGGCAGAAATGGCTGCCATCAAAGGGTGGGAAAATACTCTCGTTGTGACCCATTGGGGTTTTATTCTGTCGATGACAGGACAATCATTAACAAATGGTGAATGGATACGCTGCGATCCACATCAGGCAGGACCAGATACAATTATCTGGTCGGCCTGAACATGACTTTTGTTTAAGGCCGTCTTATGCTGGCGCCTGCTTTTCGAATATGATATTGCTCTATTAAATCATTTAAGAGCCTTGGAGATACCAGATGGCTGACATTGACGATACGACTGACGAGGACGTGCAGGACGAGGCCGTAACCGAAAACACCGCCAGCACTGGCCCGCAGGCTGGTCCGCCGCTCGTGGTCAATGTCCAGTATGTAAAAGATCTTTCTTTTGAAGTTCCGGGCGCACCACAGGTTTTTGCAGCCCTGCGCACGCAGCCGCAGGTTGATCTGAATCTGGACGTTCAGGTTCGCCGTCTGGAAGAACAGGCTCACATCTACGAAGTCGTCCTGGCCATCCGTGCAGAGGCCGTCGAGCGGATCGAAGGCGAGGAAAAGGCCAATACTGTCTTCATCGCCGAGCTGTCCTATGGTGGCGTGTTCACGCTGACCGGCATCCCGGATGAAAGCATCGAACCGGTGCTGCTGGTTGAATGCCCCCGTCTGTTGTTCCCCTTCGCCCGCACGATCCTCGCGACCGTCACACGCGAAGGTGGTTTCCCGCCGGTCCAGCTTCAGCCGATCGACTTTGTCGCACTGTGGCAGGCACGTCGTGCCCAGCAGCAGCAGGAAACAGTCGGGAACGCCTGATCTCAGGCTTCTGCAGGATGTTGAACAGGAAACGGGCCTCTCACGAGGCCCGTTTTTGTTATGGGTTGATCTGGTCAGAGCGTGCAGGCAACCGCTTCGGTCCTCACCCCGCAGGCTGCGTCATGCGCATGATTGGCGGAAGCGATCATGATCAGGGCTGCCAGAACCAGACCGGACAGCATCAGGGCAGCGGCCCGGATTGGGGTGGGACAACGCATCAGAATGGATGTTTTCATGGAACGAGGACCTTCTCAGCGAGAAGCCGGCCCCGTGCCGGCCTTGCAAAGAGAATGTGATCTTTCCTACAGTATTAATCCAATCGATCCTTATCATAATGTCCATCGTTCATCGTAATCTGTCCCGCCTTGATCTGAACCTCCTGACCGCCTTCGATGCGATCTATACCGAGCGCAGCGTGACCAAAGCCGCCGAATGCATCGGGGTCGGGCAATCGGCGATGAGTCATAATCTCGCCCGGCTGCGCGAAGCCTTGCAGGATGAATTATTTGTCCGCACCCCCTCCGGCATGGAGCCAACGCCCCGCGCACGTGCGATTGCCGAGACAGTCCGCAATCTGCTCTGGACTGTGCAGGACAAGCTGCTGACCACACGCAGCTTCAACCCCGCCACAGCAGAGCGCATCTGGCGGATCGGACTGGCCGATAATATCGAGAGCCTGCTGATGCCGCCTTTGCTGGACATGATGCTGAAAGAGGCCCCCGGCATGCGTATCCAGGCGATCTTCACCGATGGTCTGCGCGTGCTGGAAGCGCTGGATCGTGATGAGCTGGATATGGGCATTGGCGTTTTCCGCCATGGTGGCAACGTTCATAAACGGCGCAATTTCACACCGGATTCCTATCTGTGCCTGTATGATCCAAAGCAGATTACGCTAGAGGGACCGATCACGCTGGACCAATATGCATCCCTGCCGCATGTACTGGTCAGCCTGCGCGGCATCTTCCATGGGGTGGCGGATGATGCGCTGTCCCTGCTGGGGCGGACGCGGACCATCGTGATGACCACACCGCATTTTCTCTCCGTGCCTTATGTGTTGCGGGGGGCGCCGATTATTACGACCCTGCCGGGAACGCTGGCACGCTCGGCCGCCTCGGCGCATGGGCTATGCGTCAGCCCGTTGCCTTTTGAACTGGCGCCATTCCGCCTCTCGATGCTGTGGCACAGCTCCTATGACAATGATCCGGCCCATCGCTGGCTGCGCAATACGGTCGCCAGCCTGATGGACCAGATGCACAAATAAGCCTCCGTCAGGACATCTCCTGCACCAGCCCCATGGCCTGTCGTTCGAACAGCCTGCGATACAGCCCGCCCTCTCTCTGGATCAGACTGTCATGGGTGCCTTCCTCGACAATCCGGCCATGATCGAACACCAGAATCCGGTCCATCGACCGAACAGTGGAAAGCCGATGCGCAATCACGATCGAGGTTCGGCCGGCCATCAGCCGCTCCATCGCTTGCTGAATCAACGCCTCCGACTCGGAATCGAGGCTGGCCGTTGCCTCATCCAGAATCAACACCGGAGCATCGGCCAGAAAGGCGCGGGCAATCGCAACACGTTGGCGCTCGCCTCCTGACAGCTTGACACCGCGCTCTCCCACCATGGTGCGGTACCCTTGGGGCAGGGCACGAATGAACGCATCCGCATTCGCGAGGCGGGCCGCCTGCATGATCTCCTCCATGGAGGCACCGGCACGGGCATAGGCAATGTTTTCAGCCAGAGACCGATGAAACAGCACAGCCTCCTGCGGGACCAGCGCCATCTGACCGCGCAAGGATGACTGAGTCACAGTGGCAATATCCTGACCATCTACCAGGATGCGGCCATCGGTAACGTCATACAGACGCTGCAGCAGCTTGACGAAGCTGCTTTTGCCGGATCCGGAATGTCCGACCAACCCCACCCGCTCCCCCGCTGCGATGCGCAGGGAAAAATCTTCAAACAGGGGCGTGGTGTGACTGCCATAGCGGAACGTCACGTGATCGAACGTGATTTCTCCCTGGCTGGCCCGCAAGAGTACAGCTCCGGGACGGTCCTCCACACCGAGCGGATGGGATTGCATTTCCACCAGTTCCTCCATCTCGTTCACGCAGCGCTGGAGATTGGCGACATGCTGCCCGATATCCCGCAGATAGCCATGCACCACGAAATAGGCCGTCATCACGAAGGTCACATCGCCCGGTGTCGCCTGTCCCCATGACCACAGCACAATCGCGTAACCGATAATCACCGTCCGTAAGGCCAGCAGCACCAGCATCTGCGCCGAGCCGCTATTGGTCCCGTATATCCAGGTGCGTCGGGTGCGCTGCCGCCATTTGGTGAGGATCCTGCCCAGCACCCTGTCCTCCCGCGCTTCCGCACCAAAGGCTTTGACGACAGCATTGCAGGTCACAGCATCTGCCATGGCGCCTCCCATCCTTGTATCCTGACGGTTGGACAGGCGGGCCGCCGGGGCCACACAAAGCAAAGACAAAGTAACCGACAGCCCGATATAGAAAATGGCACCGATCCCGACTGCCAGCCCCATCCCCGGCCAGTACCAGCCCAGCAGCAGCGCGGAGCCGACCAGAATTGTCAGAGCCGGCAACAGCGAGGTCAGCAAGGTATCGTTCAGCAGATCGACCGCCCAGATTCCACGCGTGACTTTACGGACAATCGAACCTGCGAAATTATTGGCGTGCCAGTCCGTGGAAAAACGCTGCACGCGATAAAATGCATCGGCTGCAATCTGCTCCATCAGGCGCAGGGTCAGAGCCGTGATCGCGACGAACGAAACATGGCGGGCACCGACGACCAGAGCCCCCAGCAATCCCATCATGACCAGAATCGTCCACGGATCCCAAGGTCGCAGCCCTGCATCAGGGACGGCCGATATGGCATCCACCAGCCAGCCGGACAAAACCGGCAGCCCCAGATCGGCAATGGTTCCTGCCATCATCGTCAGGGCCGTCAGCAGCACCATCCGCCATTGCCGACCCCAATGACGGAATAAAAATCTGAGCACCATGGCAACGGCACCCATGCGATCGCGGTAAACTGTCATGACGCGTTCGTTATCTTTCAGGCAATGCAGCAGCCATGCCGAATGACGGATCCATCCCCGTAAAGAGAGCAACAGGGAAGATGTGAAATATGGCGACCAGAATAATGTTCGATCATTCCCTGCATCCACCCTGTGCGGATCGTGGCAGACCTTCTACAGTTTCATGATCGACTGACGCCTTGCCCCTGCAATTCAGGTCCGGGAACTATCAGCATGAGCGGTACCAGCAGCATCGCCCGCAGCACAATGGCTTATGTCCTGGCGGGAGGGCGTGGCTCCCGGTTGCTGGAGCTGACGGATACACGAGCGAAACCGGCTGTTTACTTTGGCGGCAAATCACGCATCATTGATTTTGCCCTGTCCAACGCGGTCAATAGCGGCATCCGCCGCATCGGGGTCGCCACTCAGTACAAAGCCCATTCGCTGATAAGGCACATGCAGCGTGGATGGAATTTCTTCCGTCCCGAGCGCAATGAGGGCTTCGATATCCTGCCAGCCAGCCAGCGTGTCAGC is from Granulibacter bethesdensis and encodes:
- a CDS encoding histidine phosphatase family protein, with translation MILLRHGQSEFNLHFTATRQDPGIHDPVLTEDGLAQAEAAAMALAGEGIQRIFASPYTRTLQTARPIAQKLGLPLIITPLIRERYAFACDIGTPASHLAKEWPEHDFSQLDEIWWPSLTESEASILARAGRFRAEMAAIKGWENTLVVTHWGFILSMTGQSLTNGEWIRCDPHQAGPDTIIWSA
- a CDS encoding LUD domain-containing protein produces the protein MSGGASGNLAGKEIILATIRRGLRRGVLPPDQGAMLSSRLATHPRHTIPERARQPAAERRTDFIARVRKEFGTLEEVASCGDIPAAIARYLASRGLPATVTVAPHPALHSLDWSAAGLETEWGRVHGTETVSVQYAFAGISETGTLMMPSGPERPVTLNVLTETAIAVLPVERIVGAYEDAWDLLRTEIGALPRSVMLITGPSRSADIEQQLELGAHGPRDIHIILFSQHTPSAPHG
- a CDS encoding murein transglycosylase A → MQIKSLYALFLMVVLASCAQTGRVGQLQPVALDDLPGWQTDHVARGVAVFARECDRLLTLPNDQTLGGAADQAARLGGQPDQWRPACKAVQAIPEGDEEAARAFVQRYFQAYAISSAPTLFTGYYEPEVEGSRSPIGRYRTPLLRRPDDLVSMPDPADPGGKYLSGRMVGGQLEPYYTRAEIEAGALKKQRLGLVWLADPIDAFFLQIQGSGRVRLPDGHVVRVTYAGKNGRPYVPIGKVLIERGEMTADQVSEASIRDWLRTHPDQAQEIMNANPSFVFFRELTGMPGNEGAPGTLGVPLSAGRSVAVDRRIVPLGAPVWVDTTDPGGQSALQRLMVAQDTGSAISGMTRADIYFGYGPQAKAVAGQMNQQGRLYVLLPKATE
- the secB gene encoding protein-export chaperone SecB; translated protein: MDDTTDEDVQDEAVTENTASTGPQAGPPLVVNVQYVKDLSFEVPGAPQVFAALRTQPQVDLNLDVQVRRLEEQAHIYEVVLAIRAEAVERIEGEEKANTVFIAELSYGGVFTLTGIPDESIEPVLLVECPRLLFPFARTILATVTREGGFPPVQLQPIDFVALWQARRAQQQQETVGNA
- a CDS encoding LysR family transcriptional regulator — encoded protein: MSIVHRNLSRLDLNLLTAFDAIYTERSVTKAAECIGVGQSAMSHNLARLREALQDELFVRTPSGMEPTPRARAIAETVRNLLWTVQDKLLTTRSFNPATAERIWRIGLADNIESLLMPPLLDMMLKEAPGMRIQAIFTDGLRVLEALDRDELDMGIGVFRHGGNVHKRRNFTPDSYLCLYDPKQITLEGPITLDQYASLPHVLVSLRGIFHGVADDALSLLGRTRTIVMTTPHFLSVPYVLRGAPIITTLPGTLARSAASAHGLCVSPLPFELAPFRLSMLWHSSYDNDPAHRWLRNTVASLMDQMHK
- a CDS encoding LutB/LldF family L-lactate oxidation iron-sulfur protein, producing the protein MQARSAIFKDNAASALADQRLQQALKQVRPRFTGGRARAREALPEFETLRNTARDIRNHTLTNLDFYLERYAAQLEASGGHVHWAPTAEDACQTILDICRRVGARRVVKGKSMVSEEIGLNDFLQQDGLSVVETDLGEYVLQLADEAPSHIVAPAFHLNRDDWENRFREAHQHLPADRAFESRQDIMREARTVLRRRFLEADVGITGANFLIAETGSSVIVTNEGNGDLSQTLPRVHIVLTGIEKVVPTLEDTMTLLRLLGRSATGQDLTAYTSFSTGARRPGDLDGPEEYHVVLLDNGRGAMIGTEFQDMLRCIRCAACMNHCPVFGAVGGHAYGWVYPGPMGSVLTPGLIGIEQAALLPNASTFCGACESVCPVKIPLPGLMRHWREREFERHLTPSAARRGLAIWAFLVRHPTLYRLTTGLAARLLSLAGRRSGRFRRLPLASGWTGGRDMPAPEGTSFFTQWAAYQRKTRKRAVS
- a CDS encoding Smr/MutS family protein, with the translated sequence MAKRPYNVPPVTPGKALTRPGPPSRRSARKLSEAERTEWTRYTVAVIPLHGKAGHGENVIPPAAAITDSPIHSARHGPVAAPSFRQTESGAGAPTFAQLFPLPAGAQPPGVDTGTWNRFRNGRLGATRTLDLHGHTLQRAYHTFEAMLLRAHADGLRCIEVITGRGRTGSGETVGAIRRELPLWINLPHLRPLVLGITYPHAANTGSVRILLRKQK
- a CDS encoding Tim44/TimA family putative adaptor protein, with amino-acid sequence MEAIRNGDIPVDLVLLGMIAVFLVLRLRSVLGRRVGFERPEVPANQGRTGNRIPGLPVRLRRPDAAAAEARIHVLPDASSPTGQALARMREVDRSFDAARFLNNAEQAFRVIVTAYAQGEREALRPLLTEATFTIFCQAIDAREQEGARQQTEIQSIRDIRIENARLEQTQAALTVRFVSDQHNVMLNHTGEPVEGVEGLTEIVDVWTFERDLASRDPTWRLSGTGNA
- a CDS encoding response regulator, producing MCPPESLSGCDDSAPVLFPDAAPGEIITYLRAMDWGASLIGPPENWSEPFRNAVALMLNAKAQIAMFCGPRLIALYNDAYAPAIGSHHPGALGRPAQENWQEVWDVLEPLLRSVMETGQTVHGQNYPFRVNRHGYMEEVFFDISYSPVHGPDGKVEAVFCIVADRTQRVIDDRRLRTLQAISLNILSNTVESCATSALDILARESTQDMPHAALYIRREAPECLECIGWYGAQPATLSIPLVQHTLLAAEDVAASESWKNLIRAALDSGNAVYGPSGALFPTLPALSAERMAILPLQVTHHIAGVLIAGKSRLYPPDAEYYRFFQLVANLVSTGLTTAIALREQRHRAKILEQKVAAAIAEREISETRLRQAQKMEMIGRLAGGVAHDFNNLLQVIGSNLELTILQLPETSAERRRLTSALEAMQRGSRLASQMLAFGRRQPLSPQAVSPPRLLQTVQDILLRTLGAGITLRIHTAPDSWNIRVDRGQIEAAILNLTLNARDAMKGHGSLTITTANTVVKPCQNGSILEIQPGDYVTLTVTDTGCGMAPDVITHVFEPFFTTKSEGQGTGLGMSMVYGFVKQSGGDIRIDSAPGRGTSISLILPRAHEEDSLPDTPLLALDNTTLEGHETILVVEDEDAVRQSVQETLSQLGYNVLTARDADEALTILDSVIRIDLVFTDIIMPGRMRGTDLAIRIRQLRPETAILFTSGYTDSSVHRDDDNPIHLLNKPYSRDKLAHSIRAALITARSTPPLPRTAFLQTAGDVLSSSHSLSSASPKQQWTILVTEDDPLIRMNLIDLLEEAGHSPIEAEDAEEALSYLKTHSPDILFTDISLPGLSGVELACLAREQYPSIGIIFSSGYADVPSLPAEMKQNSCLLGKPFTSHELVKTLLQAWENRPAQGTDHGG